From Synechococcales cyanobacterium T60_A2020_003, the proteins below share one genomic window:
- a CDS encoding ABC transporter permease, producing the protein MSQMIMPPSAPSSTASLGNPPAGLFSSEFVQETAALTRRLFIQLQRRPTTLVAGVIQPLMWLVLFGALFQNMPQGLFGESQNYGQFLGAGIIVFTAFGGALNAGLPVMFDREFGFLNRLLVAPLASRLSIVMASAIFIATLSLIQTSVIVVASAFLGSGLPGALGLLLIAGIVLLLVLGVTALSLGLAFSLPGHIELIAVIFVTNLPLLFASTALAPLSFMPGWLQIVASLNPLSYAIEPIRYIYLHSGWSLNSVVMEAPFGSVTLGMALLVLLVFDAIALLLIRGRLSRSLA; encoded by the coding sequence ATGAGTCAAATGATTATGCCTCCCTCTGCCCCGTCCAGCACTGCTAGCCTTGGGAATCCCCCTGCTGGACTGTTTTCGAGCGAATTTGTTCAGGAAACGGCTGCCCTCACCCGTCGCCTGTTTATCCAACTCCAGCGTCGCCCCACAACCCTGGTGGCCGGGGTGATTCAACCGCTGATGTGGCTTGTCCTGTTCGGTGCGTTGTTTCAGAACATGCCCCAGGGCTTATTTGGTGAAAGCCAGAACTACGGGCAGTTTCTAGGGGCAGGCATTATTGTGTTTACTGCCTTTGGTGGTGCATTGAATGCGGGATTGCCCGTGATGTTTGACCGCGAGTTTGGGTTTCTCAATCGGTTGCTGGTGGCTCCCTTGGCCTCCCGACTATCGATTGTGATGGCCTCTGCCATCTTCATTGCCACCCTCAGCTTGATTCAAACGTCTGTGATTGTGGTGGCGAGTGCGTTCCTGGGATCGGGATTACCCGGTGCGTTGGGACTGCTGCTGATTGCGGGAATTGTGCTGCTTCTGGTGCTAGGGGTTACGGCGTTAAGTTTGGGACTGGCCTTTTCGCTGCCGGGACACATAGAGTTGATTGCCGTGATTTTCGTGACGAATCTCCCTCTCCTGTTTGCGAGTACTGCCCTTGCGCCCCTATCCTTTATGCCCGGTTGGTTACAAATCGTGGCGTCGTTAAACCCGCTCAGCTACGCGATCGAACCAATCCGCTACATTTACCTTCATAGTGGCTGGTCGCTGAACAGCGTGGTGATGGAGGCTCCGTTTGGGTCGGTTACACTGGGAATGGCGCTGCTGGTATTGTTGGTGTTTGACGCGATCGCCCTCCTGCTGATTCGCGGTCGCCTCAGCCGCTCCTTGGCCTAA